In one window of Helianthus annuus cultivar XRQ/B chromosome 17, HanXRQr2.0-SUNRISE, whole genome shotgun sequence DNA:
- the LOC110920999 gene encoding uncharacterized GPI-anchored protein At4g28100 — protein sequence MKISSFHYLIIIFTMSFLFNLSRSGLLTEPAQPLKPPDDSPPNTVPSFPVQTESELCRLDLSAELFGGVNAACGRNLDRSRCCPVLAAWLFAAHARSALQVNASAPPATDEMPMMPDDSQNCVNSLQNSLQSRNIHLPQPNASCDAVLCFCGIRLHQIGSLSCPAAFNVTKTSRNAIPTVAVRNLEKSCRNSSYAGCTRCLGALQKLNDDGQNGTRKTHHQVDDRASKIMTRDCQLMGLTWLLARNKTAYIPTVSAVLRAVMYSAHPPHEFKCSPDQENMPLAVDSLQFEKSSGASLARAGIIGIVMTLLPLVMEFV from the exons ATGAAGATATCATCATTCCATTATCTTATTATCATCTTCACCATGAGCTTCCTCTTTAACCTAAGCCGGTCCGGTTTACTAACAGAACCAGCCCAACCGTTAAAACCACCAGACGACTCTCCTCCCAACACGGTCCCATCTTTCCCGGTCCAGACCGAGTCAGAACTATGCCGGTTAGACTTATCAGCTGAGCTATTCGGCGGCGTAAACGCCGCCTGTGGTCGCAACCTCGATAGGAGCCGTTGCTGTCCAGTGCTGGCAGCTTGGCTCTTCGCGGCACACGCTCGCTCGGCTCTTCAAGTCAATGCTTCGGCTCCACCGGCTACGGACGAAATGCCGATGATGCCTGATGACTCACAGAACTGTGTTAACTCGTTGCAAAACTCGTTGCAGAGTAGAAACATTCATCTACCTCAGCCTAATGCATCATGTGATGCTGTTTTGTGTTTTTGTGGGATTCGGTTGCACCAGATTGGTTCGCTTAGCTGTCCGGCGGCGTTTAATGTTACGAAGACTTCTCGGAATGCAATTCCGACCGTTGCTGTTCGGAACTTGGAGAAAAGCTGCCGGAATTCATCATATGCTGGATGTACTAGATGTCTTGGGGCTTTGCAAAAG TTAAACGACGACGGGCAAAACGGAACAAGAAAAACCCATCATCAAGTAGATGATCGAGCTAGCAAGATAATGACACGTGACTGCCAGCTAATGGGGCTTACATGGCTACTAGCAAGGAACAAAACGGCGTACATACCAACGGTATCCGCTGTATTGCGCGCCGTCATGTACAGTGCGCACCCACCCCATGAGTTCAAATGCAGCCCTGATCAAGAAAACATGCCGTTAGCCGTTGATTCGTTACAGTTCGAGAAATCATCTGGAGCATCCTTGGCACGTGCCGGTATTATTGGTATTGTAATGACATTATTGCCCCTGGTTATGGAGTTTGTTTGA